One Bacillus sp. FJAT-52991 genomic region harbors:
- a CDS encoding glutamate-1-semialdehyde 2,1-aminomutase: protein MNFSKSEQLHTEALEHIVGGVNSPSRSYKAVGGGSPVAMEKGQGAYFWDVDGNKYIDYLAAYGPIITGHAHPHITEAIKQAAENGVLFGTPTPYEVTFAKMLKEAMPAMEKVRFVNSGTEAVMTTIRVARAYTGRDKIIKFAGCYHGHSDLVLVAAGSGPSTLGTPDSAGVPKSIAQEVITVPFNEIEPLKEALDKWGDQIAAVLIEPIVGNFGIVEPKEGFLQQVKELTHEAGSLLIFDEVITGFRFTYGGAQDLLDIYPDLTAIGKIIGGGMPIGAYGGRIEIMEKVAPLGPAYQAGTMAGNPASMLAGIACLEVLQKEGVYEELDRLGAILEEGILASAKKYNTPITLNRLKGALTIYFTKETVVNYEQAEATDGEMFGRFFKLMLNQGIHLAPSKYEAWFLTTEHTEEDIQTTLKAVDYAFSQL, encoded by the coding sequence ATGAATTTTTCCAAGTCGGAACAATTACATACAGAAGCATTAGAACATATTGTAGGCGGAGTTAACAGTCCTTCTCGTTCTTATAAAGCAGTGGGCGGCGGCTCACCTGTTGCTATGGAAAAAGGACAAGGCGCCTATTTTTGGGATGTGGACGGCAATAAATATATCGATTATTTAGCGGCTTACGGACCAATCATCACGGGACATGCTCACCCTCATATTACAGAAGCAATTAAACAAGCGGCAGAAAACGGGGTGTTATTCGGAACACCCACTCCATATGAAGTCACATTTGCTAAAATGTTAAAAGAAGCAATGCCAGCAATGGAAAAGGTTCGCTTCGTTAACAGTGGAACAGAAGCGGTAATGACAACGATTCGTGTGGCACGCGCCTATACAGGGCGAGATAAAATTATTAAATTTGCTGGCTGTTACCACGGCCATTCTGATTTAGTATTAGTGGCAGCAGGATCTGGTCCTTCGACATTAGGAACACCAGATTCAGCAGGCGTACCAAAAAGCATCGCTCAAGAAGTGATCACCGTACCTTTCAATGAAATTGAGCCATTAAAAGAAGCACTAGATAAATGGGGCGACCAAATTGCTGCTGTTTTAATCGAGCCAATTGTGGGTAATTTTGGGATTGTTGAACCGAAAGAAGGCTTTTTACAACAAGTGAAAGAATTAACTCACGAAGCGGGTTCCCTTCTTATTTTTGATGAAGTTATTACAGGTTTCCGCTTCACTTATGGCGGTGCTCAAGATCTATTAGACATTTATCCAGACTTAACGGCTATTGGCAAAATTATCGGCGGCGGTATGCCAATTGGTGCTTATGGCGGCCGCATCGAAATTATGGAAAAAGTCGCTCCACTCGGTCCAGCGTACCAAGCAGGAACGATGGCTGGAAATCCAGCTTCCATGCTAGCGGGAATTGCTTGCCTCGAAGTCTTACAAAAAGAAGGTGTCTATGAAGAACTGGACCGATTAGGAGCAATTCTTGAAGAAGGAATTTTAGCTTCTGCGAAAAAATATAATACACCAATTACACTCAACCGCTTAAAAGGCGCATTGACGATCTACTTCACGAAGGAAACCGTCGTCAATTACGAGCAAGCGGAAGCAACCGATGGTGAAATGTTCGGTCGTTTCTTCAAATTAATGCTGAACCAAGGCATTCACTTAGCACCATCTAAATACGAAGCTTGGTTCTTAACAACCGAGCATACGGAAGAAGATATTCAAACGACGTTAAAAGCAGTAGATTACGCTTTTTCTCAACTTTAA
- a CDS encoding ion channel yields the protein MTAMIFSAVVLCVGVSVRGFFVQGQPQHRYLSLYYFVYFGLLYLTVMIGFALIYVILNINGYTVWTEVTLNQLPFWERFFTSLYFSGITLFSVGYGDIVPEGVGRWVALVEAWTGYTIPTAFVVRTMLEKET from the coding sequence ATGACTGCTATGATTTTCAGTGCGGTCGTATTATGTGTAGGGGTGAGTGTAAGGGGGTTTTTTGTACAAGGACAACCTCAACATCGCTATCTTTCCCTCTACTATTTTGTTTACTTTGGTCTCCTATATTTAACGGTCATGATTGGTTTTGCTCTTATTTATGTCATTTTGAATATAAATGGCTATACCGTATGGACAGAAGTCACCCTTAATCAATTGCCATTTTGGGAGCGTTTTTTTACTTCCTTATACTTTAGTGGGATTACTTTATTTTCTGTCGGATATGGAGATATCGTTCCTGAAGGAGTAGGACGTTGGGTAGCTCTGGTAGAAGCGTGGACAGGCTATACGATTCCAACGGCCTTTGTTGTTCGAACGATGCTAGAAAAAGAAACATAA
- the bcp gene encoding thioredoxin-dependent thiol peroxidase — protein sequence MTVMIGDMAPDFTLLANSGENVRLSDYKGKNIVLYFYPKDMTPGCTTQACDFRDQHANFSDLNTVILGISIDPVERHQKFIEKYDLPFLLLADDEHKVCELYDVWKLKKNFGKEYMGIERSTFVIDTEGKLVKEWRKVKVKGHVEEALQFIQNEMSQ from the coding sequence ATGACAGTTATGATAGGTGACATGGCACCAGATTTTACATTGCTAGCAAATAGTGGAGAAAACGTTCGATTATCCGATTATAAAGGGAAAAATATCGTCTTATATTTTTATCCAAAAGATATGACACCTGGCTGTACGACACAAGCATGTGATTTTCGCGATCAGCATGCGAACTTCAGTGATTTAAATACAGTTATTTTAGGAATTAGTATAGATCCGGTAGAACGTCATCAGAAGTTTATTGAAAAATATGATTTACCTTTCTTGTTATTAGCGGATGATGAGCACAAAGTGTGTGAGCTGTATGATGTATGGAAACTGAAGAAGAACTTTGGAAAAGAGTATATGGGGATTGAACGTTCGACATTTGTGATTGATACGGAAGGCAAGCTTGTGAAGGAGTGGAGAAAAGTAAAGGTAAAAGGCCATGTAGAAGAAGCGCTTCAATTCATTCAAAATGAGATGAGCCAATGA
- the perR gene encoding peroxide-responsive transcriptional repressor PerR: MTVSHEHDHLKEALDTLKETGVRITPQRHAILEYLTQSMTHPTADDIYKALEGRFPNMSVATVYNNLRVFREVGLVKELTYGDASSRFDFVTTDHYHVICEECGKIVDFHYPGLDEVEQLASHVTGFKVSHHRMEVYGTCPDCTLKTEIH, from the coding sequence ATGACTGTGTCCCATGAACATGATCATTTAAAAGAAGCATTGGATACGTTAAAAGAAACTGGGGTTCGAATTACGCCTCAACGTCATGCGATACTTGAATATTTAACTCAATCTATGACTCACCCGACCGCAGATGATATTTATAAAGCACTCGAAGGAAGATTCCCTAACATGAGCGTCGCTACTGTTTATAATAACTTACGAGTGTTTCGTGAAGTTGGCTTAGTGAAGGAATTGACTTATGGTGATGCATCGAGCCGTTTTGATTTTGTAACGACAGATCATTATCACGTCATCTGTGAAGAATGTGGAAAGATTGTTGATTTTCACTATCCGGGTTTAGATGAAGTAGAACAACTAGCATCGCATGTCACAGGATTTAAAGTTAGTCATCATAGAATGGAAGTTTACGGAACTTGTCCGGACTGTACGCTAAAAACAGAAATTCATTAA
- a CDS encoding D-2-hydroxyacid dehydrogenase, translating to MKTVFTFRPPRSLQARLIERYPSIEFMFYKTVEEAEELSDAEIIVTFGENLTPQRIEACKQLKWVMVASAGLEKMPLASLSEKDILVTNARGVHKIPMAEFTLGYLLNHVKRFLELQKLQGESTWNKRLPIGELADQTLLVLGTGAIGSEIARLAAAFRMKTIGINRSGRIADSFSNVYQIDQLLSVLPEADFVVSILPSTNETKHLLKKEHFQAMKKTAAFINIGRGDVLEEQVLMDALNEEEIAHAYLDVFVQEPLLEEHAFWNHEKITVTPHISSITPQYLPRVFEIFEYNLDQYLQGQGIYKNRVDINRGY from the coding sequence ATGAAAACGGTCTTTACTTTTCGACCTCCACGAAGCTTGCAAGCACGATTAATAGAAAGATATCCGTCGATTGAATTTATGTTTTATAAAACGGTGGAAGAAGCAGAGGAGTTATCGGATGCGGAAATCATTGTTACCTTTGGCGAGAATTTAACTCCTCAGCGTATTGAAGCATGCAAGCAATTAAAATGGGTCATGGTCGCTTCCGCGGGACTAGAAAAAATGCCACTTGCATCATTAAGCGAAAAAGATATATTAGTCACCAATGCAAGAGGTGTACATAAAATTCCGATGGCGGAGTTTACTCTCGGCTATTTGCTGAATCATGTCAAACGGTTCCTAGAACTTCAGAAGCTTCAAGGTGAATCGACTTGGAATAAGCGTTTGCCAATCGGTGAATTAGCTGACCAAACACTTCTTGTCTTAGGCACTGGAGCCATCGGAAGTGAGATTGCGCGCTTAGCGGCTGCTTTTCGAATGAAGACGATTGGAATAAATCGCAGCGGGCGAATAGCCGACTCTTTTTCTAATGTTTATCAAATAGATCAGCTGTTATCGGTTTTGCCTGAAGCAGATTTTGTCGTTTCGATCTTACCTAGTACGAACGAGACGAAACATCTATTGAAAAAAGAACATTTTCAAGCGATGAAAAAAACGGCGGCATTTATTAATATCGGACGGGGAGATGTGTTGGAGGAACAAGTGTTAATGGATGCGTTAAATGAAGAGGAAATTGCTCATGCATATCTGGATGTGTTCGTACAAGAGCCTTTACTAGAGGAACACGCCTTCTGGAACCATGAAAAAATTACGGTCACTCCTCACATTTCAAGTATCACACCGCAATATTTGCCTCGGGTTTTTGAAATTTTTGAGTACAATTTAGATCAATATTTGCAAGGGCAAGGTATTTATAAGAATAGAGTAGATATCAATCGAGGATATTAA